The Streptomyces rimosus genomic interval GCAGCCCGTGGGCGCTGTTGGACTCGACGGCGAGGACGAAGGCGTCCGCCTCGTCACCGTCGAAGAACCGAACCGGAATGGTCTCCTGGCCGCGCCGCAGGGCCGCGCGCAGCCGGTGCATGCCGTCGATGACCCGCATCGTGTCCCGGTGGACGAGGATGGGCGGCAGCGGTCCGTCGGCCACGGCCAGCAATTCGATGTGCTCCGCACTCTCCCCAGCGATCCTCGGCGAATCACTCACCGACAGGGCACTGATCTCGACCTCGACGACCGTGTTCAGGTCGACCTGCGACTGCCCGGGTTCCAATGCTTCCCTCCTAGGCTCGCGTTCGCCGTTGGCTGCCCTTGTTCCGGAATGCCGGACGGCTTACGGCCTGCCCCCTCGTTTCGGATAGGGCCGACGGCGGCGGACGGTGTTTCGCCTTGCGTCTGCGGATTGCGGAGCAGCGGAGAAAAGGAATCGCGCGGTACGGCGCGTCCGCGTCGGGCCCGGTCCCCCCGCTTCGGCACTGCTCGGCGCGGCGGGCCGGAAACCGGCGGCCCGTCCCCAAGCCGATGGCCCGCCGCCGCGCCGCCACGGCCGGTCGTCGCCGGTCGGCCGTGGGTGCCCGGCGACTCCGTTCGGCGCGGGTGCGGTTTGCCTACCGTGCGCACCTGGCTCGAAGTCGCCGTCTGGTGATGATGCTGAGGCGGTCGGCCGGGCCCGGGAAGAGGGCCATTGTCCAGGACTTGTCCAGCACTTGTCCGGCCTGCTCAGCCCGGGTACAGGCGGCAGATCCGGACAATCTCGCGAGGTTTGTTCGGAAGGAATTCCCTGAGACAAGTGTGAGAGCGCGCGAGGGAAGACGGCTGCTGCGGGGACCGGTTACGGAAGCGGGCCCGGGCAACCGGCCGTTGCGCGGGCCGGCAGGTCCGCCCCGCGCATTACCCGGCCCTCTGCCCTACTGGCCGCGTGCGCCGAACACCTGCGTCCAGGTCGGTCCGCCGGACCCTTCGTGGGTGCCTATGCCGATTTCCTTGAAAGCGCAGTTGAGAATGTTCGCCCGGTGGCCGGGGCTGTTCATCCAGCTGTTCATCACCTCGGCGGCGGACCGCTGTCCCCGGGCGATGTTTTCCCCGTAAGTACTCCACTGGTATCCGGCGGCCTTGATCCGGTCGCCCGGGTCCGTTCCGTCCGGACTGGTGTGGTCGAAGTAATTGCGCGCGTCCATGTCCTGCGAATGGCGCCCTGCCGCGGTGTCGAGCTGACTGTTGCCGCGTACTGGCGCGCAGCCCTGCTTGGCGCGTTCGGTGTTGACCAGAGCGGTGACCTGCTGCGCGAACGGCGACTGGCCGCTCGAGGAACCGGCGGCCGGGGCGGGTGCGGCGGACGACGGGCGCGGAGCCGGGGTGGCCGATTCCGTGGGGGTCCGTTTCTTCCTGGGCGTGTGCGGCTCCTTGGAATGGGAGGCCGAAGCGGACGGAGTGGGCGTCGGACTGTGGCTCTTCCCGGAGGGCGAAGGGCTCGCGGAGGGGCTGCGCGGCGGCTGCCCGGCCAGCGGCGCCGACTCGGGCTCCGTGGCGGCGCGGGTGGCACCGGGTTCCTCGTCCGGTCCGGAAGTGATCAGCGGGAGGACGCCGCCCACGGTGGCGAGAGCGGCGGCGGCCACGGCGGCCGCGGTGACGGCGCGTCGGCGGCGGACGCGGCGGCTCTCGCGCAGCGCGTCACGGAGTTGGGCCCGTCCCCCGGCGGCGGTGGGGCCGCCCACCGAGGGAGCCGCCGACCCGTCTGGCGCCGGGGTCATGGCGGGCTGCTGGGTGGTGGCGCCCGCGAGGACCGGGGACTCCAGGGTGTCCGGCGCGAGCGTGGCGGCCAGCGGCACCAGCGCCAGACCGACGAGCAGCTTGTCCGCGGGCACCAGTCCTGAGGAGAAGGAGGAGCAGACCGTGCACTCGCGGGCGTGCCGCGCGATGCGCTTACGCCACAGCGCGGAGGGCACGCCGTCCCACTGCTCGACGACGGTCTCCAGCAGCACGCACCGCGGGTTCGCGGACAGCGCGCGCACCACCACGCGGGAGGCTTCGAGCTGGGTCTTCATGCGCTGGACCCGTACGGCCGTGTGCTGGGGCGAAAGCTCCATGGCCGTGGCGACCTCGGCACGGGTCAGTTCACCGGCCGCCTCCAGCCACCACAGCGACAGCAGGGCCCGGTCGGCCTCGTCCAGCCAGCGGGTGGCTTCGGCGACCTCCCGGCGCTGCCCGGACAGGCCGAGACGGACGATGGTCAGCCCGACGAAGTCGGCGCGGGGGTCGGCGACGTCGTAAGCGGTGTCCAGGCCGCCGTCCACGGGTGCGGCCTGGTCCTGACGCCAGTGCGCGCGTATCTGGTTCATCGTGATGGCCACCAGCCAGGACCGGAAACTGCCCGGATCGCGCAGTTCCCCGAGGCCGGCGAGGGCCCGGAGCATCGTCTCCTGCGCCACGTCGTCCACGTCCGCGTGGCCGTGCAGCGCGCGCCCCACGATGTTGTACACCAGGGGCATGGACTCGGTGACGAGCCGGTCCCTGGCCTGACCGTCCCCGGCCTGGGCGGCGGCGATCACCGCAGGGTCGAGTTCGCTGCTCACGCTGTGTCCACTCTCTTTCGACTAGGGCCTCTTGCGTCCCACACCCAGGAGATGCTGCGGCGACCGGGCGGATAACAGAAATCGAGCAACCGTCCGCGGAAATCGTACGGAGCAGCGATGCGGCGGGGGTGGCGGGTCCTGCCGTACGGGCTGTCCGAGGCGGCGGACGTTGCCCGTACCGGGCCTGTGACCAGGGGCGCGGCGGCGAAGCCGGAGGCGCGTCCCGCCTCTTCACCGGTGGCGCATCAGTACAACACCGGCCAATTTTTCCCGTGTGGCACGCATCCTTCGGCCTGTTTCCCGCGTCTCATGAGCGAGCCACTTCCTCATGTGGCCGTACTACAGGTACAATTGGAGAATTTGCATTGAAAACTGGCATTAAGGGCGTACGTCGTCTGTCCGCGACGGCCGTCACCGCCGCGGGTGCGGTGCTGATGGCCGGGACGTTCGCCGCTCCGGCACAGGCCGCGACACCCGGGGCCGCCACCTTGCGGGCCGCGGCGACCAAGGCCGCCGAGCAGGCCCGGGCGACGGCCGGCACGCCCCAGGCGCCCACGATCACCGCGGCGGGCGGGTTCGTGATGAACAACGCCACCGGCGCGGCCGCGTTCACCAAGGCGGCGGACTCCCGCCGTTCCATGGGGTCCACCACCAAGATCATGACCGCGCAGGTGGTGCTGTCGCAGCGCAACCTCAACCTGGACACCCAGGTCACGGTCGACAAGGCGTACAGCGACTACATCGTCTCCAAGACCGCCTCGTCGGCCGGTCTGATCGTCGGGGACAAGGTCACCGTCCGCCAGCTGCTGTACGGGCTGATGCTCCCGTCCGGCTGCGACGCGGCGTACGCGCTCGCCGACAAGTTCGGCAGCGGGTCCACGCGGGCGGCGCGGGTGCAGTCGTTCATCGGCCAGATGAACACCACGGCCAAGAACCTCGGCCTGAACAACACCCACTTCGACTCGTTCGACGGCATCGGCAACGGCGCGAACTACTCGACGCCGCGCGACCTGACGAAGCTGGCCTCCAACGCGATGAAGAACGCCACGTTCCGCACCGTCGTGGGGACCAAGTCGACCAAGCAGAAGGTCACCACGAAGAGCGGCGGCTACCGCTACATGTCGTGGACCAACACCAACAACCTGCTGGGCAGCTACGCCGGCACCATCGGCGTGAAGACCGGTTCGGGTCCGGAGGCCAAGTACTGCCTGGTCTTCGCCGCCACCCGGAACGGCAAGACGGTCATCGGTACGGTCCTGGCCTCCTCCTCGGTGGCCAACCGCACCGCCGACGCGAAGAAGTTGCTGGACTACGGCTTCGCGAAGTAGCGAACGGCAGAGGGGCCTGCCCGTGGCATCCGGCCACGGGCAGGCCCCTGTTGTTGCCGGGGCGGTGGCGCGCGGGCTCTTCTCCTGCCGTCGGCCGGGAGGTTACGGCTGTTGAGTGCCGAATCGGGGTGCAGAAGTCTTCAGGTCGAAACGGTGGAATACCGCATTCCCCGGGCCCTCGTGGGTCTCTAGCGTCATAGCCATGACCCAATCCCTGCGGACCCTGACACCGCCGCCCCTGTCACCCCGCCGCCGCGGGCCGCTGGTGTTCCTCGGTGTGGCCTACCTGGGCATGTGGGTGGCCATGACGCCTCTCCTGGCCACCGGCTTCCAGCGGGAGAGCGCCCGGTCGGGCATGGGAACACTGGAGCAGGTCTGCGTCTCGGCCGCGATGTTCGCGCCCGCCCTCGCCGCTCTCCTCGTGGTCAAGTACGTGGAGCCCGCCGGCCGGATACGGGACGTCCTCGCCCTGCGGCCGTCACGGTCGTGGGCCCACGTCGCGCGCTCCTGCCTGCCGGCCCTCGTGGTCCCCGCCCTCCTGACCGTCGCCGCGCTCGTCATCGGGGCCACGACGGGGCACTACCCCTTCCACGTCCCCTGGAGCGGGCTCGGCGCCTGGGCGATCGGCCTGCTGCTCAAGATGGTGGTGTCGCTGCCGCTGTTCCTCGGCGAGGAACTGGGCTGGCAGGGCTATCTCTTCCCGCGTCTCGCCGGGCGCGGCAAAGGCTCGCGCCTGGTGTGGGCGTACGTGGGCACCGGCGCCGCCTTCGCGCTGTGGCACCTGCCCACGCTCCTGATGGGCGGGCAGTACCCCGGCCGCCACTGGTATGTGTCCGTGTTCGCGATAGTCGTCAGCTGCGTCCTCATCCTGCCGGTCTTCACCTGGCTGCGCCTGCGCTCCGGGTCGGTGGTGCCGGCGGTCGTCGGCCACGCCTTCGTCAGCACGGCGAGCGTGAGCATGGTCAAGGAGTTCGCCGCGCCGAACGCCCCGGTGGACCCGCTGCACATGGGGATGACCGGCTGGCCCGGCTGGATAGCCACCGGCGCGTTCGTCGCCTTCCTCGCGCTGACGGGGCGGCTGCGGCCGTCGGCGTACGGGTAGGGGCGATCGGGCCGCGGTGCCATCCGGGCAGCTGCGCGTTCGCGATCAGCGCCCATGTGCGCGAGTCGGGCGGGCCGGTCGGTCACCAGGAGGTGTGCGTGGGTTGCGGCCGGTGCGGTACGGGGAGCAGCGGGATGCCGGAACGGCGGGCACCGTCACTGATCGGCGACGGATGAGCCGGACACCGCTCGGCAGCCGGAAACGGCGGGAGGGGTGGCCGCCGCGGAAGTCGCCGCCGTATGCGTGGCGGAAACTGCCGTGGCGGCGGATTTCGCGCGCTGCTCCTCGTAATGCGTCCAGTCCGCGGGCGGCCAAGTCGCCGTACGGGCCGCGAGCGCCTTGTCGATGTTTTCCCGCAGCCCCTCTCCGAAGAAGTCGGAAACCTGGCGCACCAGTTTCAGCGCCTCGATGGTGCCGGAAGTGAGGGGCCTGGCCATGCGGTCGGTGCCGCCCGGCACACTGCGCGGCGAGATATGCGCGCTTTTCGTCGCCCGCAGCGCGTGCGCGTGCAGACCGGCGCAGGCGTATCCGATCGCCAGGGCGATCCGCCGCACCGCGTCGTCCGCACCGCGCGTCAGCTCCCCGGCGCCGAGAAGTGTCTGATGGGGGCTGCCGGGGCCTTCGTCCCCGTCCGCCGTCCGGGGCGGGAGCTTTTTCTCCTCGGCTACGAGCAGCCGGTGCGCCCGTTCCATGACGGCCGCCACAAAGGCCAGTTCTTCCAGGTCGATGGACTGGGTCATTGCGATCCTCCCCTGCCGTGTGCGTTACAACGGCACCGTAGGATCGGCCGGTCCCATACATGACCCGATCCGGCAAAAGCAGACCCATTGGAGTTACGGGCCGGGCTGCCGCCGGTATGTCAATCCTTACGTCAGTGCGCGATGGAGTCGATCAGGTCGCGCGCCCCCTGGCGCAGCAGGGCGACCGCGACGGACGTGCCCAGGGTCGCCGGGTCGAGCGGCCCGGCCCACTCGTGGGCGTTGAGCACGGTCTTGCCGTCCGGGGTGAAGACACAGGCCCGCAGCGACAGTTCCCCGTTGCGCTCGGTCTTCGCGTAGCCGGCGATCGGCGAATTGCAGTGCCCCTGGAGGACGTGGAGGAACATCCGCTCGGCCGTCGCCTCCCGGAAGGCATCCCGGTCACCGAGCGCGCTGACCGCGTCAATGGTGCCGGTGTCGTCCTCACGGCATTGCAGCGCCAGAATTCCGGCGCCGATGGGCGGGCACAACGTCTCGGCCGACAGGACCTCGGTGATGACCTCGCGTCGGCCGATGCGCTCCAGCCCGGACACGGCGAGCAGCAGGGCGTCGGCGTCCCCGGCGTGGAGCTTCTCCAGGCGGCGGTTGGCGTTGCCGCGCATCGGTACGCAGGTGAGGTGCGGGTAGGACGCGGCGAGCTGCGCGATCCGGCGTACGGAGGAGGTGCCGATGCGCGTACCGGCGGGCAGCCGGTCGAGGGTGAGACCGCCGGGGTGAATGAGCGCGTCGCGGATGTCGTCGCGCTTGAGGAACGCGGCGAAGGTCGTTCCGGCGGGCAGCGGCCGGTCGGCCGGCACATCCTTGACGCAGTGCACCGCGAGGTCCGCCTCCCCGGCCAGCAGCGCGGCGTCCACCTCCTTGGTGAACGCCACCTTGCCGCCCAGCTTGGACAGATCACCCATCCAGCGGTCACCGGAGGTGGTGACGGGCACCACCTCGGTACGGGTCGCCGGGTACCGGGCGGTCAGTTCGGCCCGTACGCGCTCCACCTGAGCGAGTGCCATGGGCGAGGAACGCGAGACGATGCGGATCAGTTCTGGGGCGGGCATGGCGTACACCATAGGGCGTGGGGCGGGGCCGGGGTGCGGTCACTTGGACGCGGGGCGGCACATCGCCCCTCATGAGGCGCCGCTTCGGCCGCGCTCGTCCCGGCGGTGATGTCCGGTGGTGACGTCGGGGGCGTGTCCCGAAGCGGGTGGCGGAGCGCGGCGTCACCCCGTTCGCCCGCCCCGGCGTGCGGACCGGCGAGGGCTGGGTCAAGGTCATCTCGTCAGGTCCACCTACATCATCTTCAGGAGAGTCACATGCTTCGTAACGTCGCGATCACCCTCGCCGGTGTCACGGCGGCCGGATTCCTGGCCGCCGGGCCCGCTGCCGCAGACTCGCACGGCGGCGGTGCCGCGGGCGGCGCGTACGGCTCCGGCGCCTACGCGTCGCAGAACACGCTCGGCGGATACCGCCACTACAACGTCGGCGGCCCCTCGGGTGTCACCGCCACCGGCGCCGAATACGCCCACAGCAAGGCCGCCGGCGAGTTCGACTACGGCCGCTACTTCAAGGCCGTCTGGCACTGAGCCCGGTCCTGCTCGCGTCGGTACGCCCGACGGCTGCGCCCCGCGTCCGTGCTACGGCGCGGGGGCGCGTCCGGGCCCGCCGACGGCCCCGTGGCAGCAGCCGGCCGTCACCCCTCCCCTTCTCGCACACACGTCGATGCCTGTCATCGAGGCATCGCGACGGCGGTCGCTGCCACGCACGAAGTCTGTGCCACGGCCCCGGCGCTCCGTGGCGGATGACGGAACGCAGACAGCGCGGCCCCTTGCCCGGCAGCACGCGGGCAGGGGGCCGTTCTGGTGTCTGTGATGGCTTGGACGTCCGGCGTCAGCTGTGGCTCGTCTCCGGAGTCTCCAGGACGAAGACCGGGATCTCGCGGTCGGTCTTCTTCTGGTAGTCGGCGTAGTCGGGGAACGCCTCGACCGCACGCCCCCACCACAGGGCCTTCTCCTCGCCCGTCACCTCACGGGCCACCAGGTCCATGCGGACCGGGCCGTCCTGGAGTTCCACGCGGGGGTCCGCCACGACGTTGTGGTACCAGACGGGGTGCTTGGGGGCGCCGCCCAGGGAGGCGACCACGGCGTAGGTGCCCTCGTGTTCCACCCGCATCAGCGGCGTCTTGCGGATCCTGCCCGACTTGGCGCCCCGGGTCGTCAGGATGATGACGGGCAGGCCGCGCATCGTCGTTCCCTTGGTGCCGCCGCTGCTCTCGTACAGCTCGACCTGGTCGCGTACCCACTTCTCCGGGCTCGGCTCGTACTCGCCCTCAAGTGGCATGGCATCCGTCCCATCGTCGTCGTCCATGGTGCTTCGGTGTCGTACCGTCGCGGCCCCGGCCCACCGGGCCACCCGCGACCGACCTGACCCTTCCTCAACACGAGGGGCATACGCAATCATCCCGGCGGGTGTCGTGGCTGGTGACGGACTTGAGACGGGGGCGGACGGCGGTGGCGGGCGGCTGGGGCGGGCCGGCGAGGGGCCGTTAGGGTCGTGGGCATGGTGACGCCGGTGATACGCGCGGAGACGTGGGACGGAACGACCGTCGACGCCCCCTCCGAAGAGAAGCTGTTCGATCTGCTCAGCGAGATGAACCTGCGGCACCGGTTCGTGATCGTGGACCGGCTCGACCGCGGGCAGCCGGGTCAGTACTACATGCAGGTCCATCTGAACGACGACATGAGCTATCAGGTGGAATACCGTGACGGCGGGCCCGCCCAGCACTTCCAGGCGCATGTCCCCGGTCCGTTCGACCACCGGGGCCACGAGACCGTGGCGTCCGTACTGGCGGCCTGGGCTGCCGACCGGCCCGGTGGCGGGAAGCGCTGGACTGGACGCCGCGCCGCTGAGCCGGACCCCAGGCGTGCCGGGCGCTCCGCACCCCGCCGCCCCTCCCCCTCTACCGGCCCGGCGCGCCCGCTCCTGCCATCGCTGCCTTGTGCTGACGGCCCGCCAGGCGGGAGCCGGATTCCCGGCGGGTCGTTCTGCGAAGGAGGGGTACGGCCAGGAGGAAGCCGACGATGGTCCATAGGGTGAGTACCAGGGCGACCATGGGGAGTTCCCAGGAACCCGTCGGCTCCGCGGCCAGTGCGCTGTCGGGGAGGAGCGCTGATCGCAGGCCCTGTGCCATCCACTTGAGGGGGAACAGGGACGCTATCTGCTGCACGAGGTGGGGCAGGCGGCTGATGGGGAACATCGTTCCCGAGGTCACGAGCAGCGCCATGGCGGGCAGCATGATCAGGGCGAGCGCTTCGCGGGGGTTAGGCAGGACGGCGCCTATGGCCGCGCCGAGCGGTACGACCGCGAGCAGTCCCAGGCCGGTGACCCAGACCAGGGTGAGCCACTGGGCGGGGGTGGCCGGCAGCGGGCCGTCGGCCAGCAGCGCGCCGGCCGTGAGCAGCAGCACGAGGGTGCCGACGGCCAGGCCGAGGATCAGCAGCGCCTTCGCCACCAGGTACGCCGGTATGCCGCCCGGTGTGGCGCGGAGCCGCAGGAGTACGCCCTCTTCGCGCTCGGTGACGAGCATCTGCGGGATGTTCAGCACGCCGAGCTGGAAGAGCAGATAGGCGGCGAATCCGGCCATCATCAGATGGCCCATGGGCAGCTCCGTGCCGGGCACGGAGCTGCTGATCGTC includes:
- a CDS encoding D-alanyl-D-alanine carboxypeptidase family protein, whose translation is MKTGIKGVRRLSATAVTAAGAVLMAGTFAAPAQAATPGAATLRAAATKAAEQARATAGTPQAPTITAAGGFVMNNATGAAAFTKAADSRRSMGSTTKIMTAQVVLSQRNLNLDTQVTVDKAYSDYIVSKTASSAGLIVGDKVTVRQLLYGLMLPSGCDAAYALADKFGSGSTRAARVQSFIGQMNTTAKNLGLNNTHFDSFDGIGNGANYSTPRDLTKLASNAMKNATFRTVVGTKSTKQKVTTKSGGYRYMSWTNTNNLLGSYAGTIGVKTGSGPEAKYCLVFAATRNGKTVIGTVLASSSVANRTADAKKLLDYGFAK
- a CDS encoding nitroreductase family deazaflavin-dependent oxidoreductase; this encodes MPLEGEYEPSPEKWVRDQVELYESSGGTKGTTMRGLPVIILTTRGAKSGRIRKTPLMRVEHEGTYAVVASLGGAPKHPVWYHNVVADPRVELQDGPVRMDLVAREVTGEEKALWWGRAVEAFPDYADYQKKTDREIPVFVLETPETSHS
- a CDS encoding sigma-70 family RNA polymerase sigma factor, with amino-acid sequence MSSELDPAVIAAAQAGDGQARDRLVTESMPLVYNIVGRALHGHADVDDVAQETMLRALAGLGELRDPGSFRSWLVAITMNQIRAHWRQDQAAPVDGGLDTAYDVADPRADFVGLTIVRLGLSGQRREVAEATRWLDEADRALLSLWWLEAAGELTRAEVATAMELSPQHTAVRVQRMKTQLEASRVVVRALSANPRCVLLETVVEQWDGVPSALWRKRIARHARECTVCSSFSSGLVPADKLLVGLALVPLAATLAPDTLESPVLAGATTQQPAMTPAPDGSAAPSVGGPTAAGGRAQLRDALRESRRVRRRRAVTAAAVAAAALATVGGVLPLITSGPDEEPGATRAATEPESAPLAGQPPRSPSASPSPSGKSHSPTPTPSASASHSKEPHTPRKKRTPTESATPAPRPSSAAPAPAAGSSSGQSPFAQQVTALVNTERAKQGCAPVRGNSQLDTAAGRHSQDMDARNYFDHTSPDGTDPGDRIKAAGYQWSTYGENIARGQRSAAEVMNSWMNSPGHRANILNCAFKEIGIGTHEGSGGPTWTQVFGARGQ
- a CDS encoding ABC transporter permease, whose protein sequence is MRGTGPQRYLRAGVRRGGIELRQLLRTKKELSGHLVNIGVAIVLAMTISSSVPGTELPMGHLMMAGFAAYLLFQLGVLNIPQMLVTEREEGVLLRLRATPGGIPAYLVAKALLILGLAVGTLVLLLTAGALLADGPLPATPAQWLTLVWVTGLGLLAVVPLGAAIGAVLPNPREALALIMLPAMALLVTSGTMFPISRLPHLVQQIASLFPLKWMAQGLRSALLPDSALAAEPTGSWELPMVALVLTLWTIVGFLLAVPLLRRTTRRESGSRLAGRQHKAAMAGAGAPGR
- the hemC gene encoding hydroxymethylbilane synthase, giving the protein MPAPELIRIVSRSSPMALAQVERVRAELTARYPATRTEVVPVTTSGDRWMGDLSKLGGKVAFTKEVDAALLAGEADLAVHCVKDVPADRPLPAGTTFAAFLKRDDIRDALIHPGGLTLDRLPAGTRIGTSSVRRIAQLAASYPHLTCVPMRGNANRRLEKLHAGDADALLLAVSGLERIGRREVITEVLSAETLCPPIGAGILALQCREDDTGTIDAVSALGDRDAFREATAERMFLHVLQGHCNSPIAGYAKTERNGELSLRACVFTPDGKTVLNAHEWAGPLDPATLGTSVAVALLRQGARDLIDSIAH
- a CDS encoding CPBP family intramembrane glutamic endopeptidase — protein: MTQSLRTLTPPPLSPRRRGPLVFLGVAYLGMWVAMTPLLATGFQRESARSGMGTLEQVCVSAAMFAPALAALLVVKYVEPAGRIRDVLALRPSRSWAHVARSCLPALVVPALLTVAALVIGATTGHYPFHVPWSGLGAWAIGLLLKMVVSLPLFLGEELGWQGYLFPRLAGRGKGSRLVWAYVGTGAAFALWHLPTLLMGGQYPGRHWYVSVFAIVVSCVLILPVFTWLRLRSGSVVPAVVGHAFVSTASVSMVKEFAAPNAPVDPLHMGMTGWPGWIATGAFVAFLALTGRLRPSAYG